A genomic region of Streptomyces rimosus contains the following coding sequences:
- a CDS encoding 3-isopropylmalate dehydrogenase gives MSRSIRLAVIPGDGIGQEVVAQGLKVLGAVLPQDVKLETKEYDLGARRWHATGETLPDADLESLKEHDAILLGAIGDPSVPSGVLERGLLLKLRFAFDHYVNLRPSKLFPNTATPLAGRPDIDFVVVREGTEGPYTGNGGSLRTGTPHEVATEVSLNTAYGVERVVRDAYARAAARPRKKLTLVHKNNVLVHAGHMWKKIFDKVGEEFPEVTTDYLHVDAATIFFVTQPERFDVIVTDNLFGDILTDLAAAVTGGIGLAASGNINPTGAFPSMFEPVHGSAPDIAGTGKADPTATVLSVALLLRHLGYEAEAARIEGAVAADLEARGTAPRTTGEIGDALASRVAG, from the coding sequence ATGTCTCGCAGCATTCGCCTCGCAGTGATTCCCGGTGACGGTATCGGCCAGGAGGTCGTCGCCCAAGGACTGAAGGTCCTCGGCGCGGTCCTCCCGCAGGACGTCAAGCTGGAAACCAAGGAGTACGACCTCGGCGCCCGGCGGTGGCACGCCACCGGCGAGACGCTGCCGGACGCGGACCTGGAGTCCCTCAAGGAGCACGACGCGATCCTGCTCGGCGCGATCGGCGACCCGTCCGTACCCTCCGGCGTCCTGGAGCGCGGCCTGCTCCTGAAGCTGCGCTTCGCCTTCGACCACTACGTCAACCTGCGCCCGTCGAAGCTCTTCCCGAACACCGCGACGCCGCTCGCCGGCCGCCCCGACATCGACTTCGTCGTCGTCCGCGAGGGCACCGAGGGCCCGTACACGGGCAACGGCGGCAGCCTGCGCACCGGCACCCCGCACGAGGTCGCCACCGAGGTCAGCCTGAACACCGCGTACGGCGTGGAGCGGGTGGTGCGGGACGCGTACGCGCGGGCCGCCGCGCGGCCGCGCAAGAAGCTGACGCTGGTCCACAAGAACAACGTCCTGGTGCACGCGGGCCACATGTGGAAGAAGATCTTCGACAAGGTGGGCGAGGAGTTCCCCGAGGTCACCACCGACTATCTGCACGTGGACGCCGCGACGATCTTCTTCGTCACACAGCCCGAGCGGTTCGACGTGATCGTCACCGACAACCTCTTCGGCGACATCCTCACCGACCTCGCCGCCGCCGTGACCGGCGGCATCGGCCTGGCCGCCTCCGGCAACATCAACCCCACCGGCGCCTTCCCGTCCATGTTCGAGCCGGTGCACGGCTCGGCCCCGGACATCGCGGGCACCGGCAAGGCCGACCCGACGGCCACCGTGCTGTCCGTCGCCCTCCTCCTGCGCCACCTCGGTTACGAGGCCGAGGCGGCCCGTATCGAAGGCGCCGTCGCCGCCGACCTCGAAGCCCGCGGCACGGCCCCCCGCACCACCGGCGAGATCGGCGACGCGCTGGCCTCCCGGGTGGCGGGCTGA
- a CDS encoding fibronectin type III domain-containing protein, which yields MDTPRVGIPEPLAGRLSMPEQHEYLRTKLTRRGLLRTSAVTAGAVAGGGLLAAPAQAASPTLLSSPATGAVHGSLVAPFGRHLAFGADPRHQMRVSWQVPFAVKRPFLRVGLRPWDLSRKIQAEVRDLHTPSLSKKLPAVDQYYLHAALDGLRPGTTYYYGVGHDGFDPADARHFGTLGTFRTAPARAERFVFTAFGDQGVSYHALANDQLILGQNPSFHLHAGDICYADPDGSGTDHDTYDARQWDQFLAQTESVAKTVPWMVTTGNHDMEAWYSPNGYGGQNARWTLPGNGPDAESAPGVYSFTYGNVAVVALDANDVSYEIPANLGVTGGRQTKWLDRRLGELRATRGIDFIVVFFHHCAFSTTNSHASEGGVRDAWLPLFEKHQVDLVVNGHNHVYERTDAIKGGRVSKKVPIGETVDSTREGIVYVTAGGAGKSLYDFPVPDSYEGHVKDLDHVDTYHWAKGREKVKETVQWSRVRYTGYSFIAVEVLPGHRPRMKVTALAESGESVDRFEVTRRR from the coding sequence ATGGACACACCACGCGTGGGCATCCCCGAACCGCTGGCCGGCCGCCTGAGCATGCCCGAGCAGCACGAGTACCTCCGGACGAAACTGACCCGCCGAGGACTGCTGCGCACCTCCGCCGTCACGGCGGGTGCCGTCGCGGGCGGCGGGCTGCTGGCGGCCCCCGCCCAGGCCGCCTCCCCCACCCTGCTCTCCTCCCCCGCCACCGGCGCGGTGCACGGCTCGCTGGTCGCGCCGTTCGGCCGGCACCTGGCCTTCGGCGCCGACCCCCGCCACCAGATGCGCGTCTCGTGGCAGGTGCCGTTCGCGGTCAAGCGGCCGTTCCTGCGTGTGGGACTGCGGCCGTGGGACCTGAGCCGCAAGATCCAGGCCGAGGTACGGGACCTGCACACGCCGTCGCTGAGCAAGAAGCTGCCCGCGGTGGACCAGTACTACCTGCACGCGGCGCTCGACGGGCTGCGGCCGGGCACCACGTACTACTACGGCGTCGGCCACGACGGCTTCGACCCCGCCGACGCCCGGCACTTCGGCACCCTCGGCACCTTCCGCACCGCACCGGCCCGCGCCGAGCGGTTCGTCTTCACCGCCTTCGGCGACCAGGGCGTCAGCTACCACGCGCTCGCCAACGACCAGCTCATCCTGGGCCAGAACCCGTCCTTCCACCTGCACGCGGGCGACATCTGCTACGCCGACCCGGACGGCAGCGGCACCGACCACGACACCTACGACGCGCGCCAGTGGGACCAGTTCCTGGCACAGACCGAGTCGGTGGCCAAGACCGTGCCGTGGATGGTGACGACCGGCAACCACGACATGGAGGCGTGGTACTCCCCCAACGGGTACGGCGGCCAGAACGCGCGCTGGACCCTGCCGGGCAACGGTCCCGACGCCGAGAGCGCGCCCGGCGTCTACTCCTTCACGTACGGGAACGTCGCCGTCGTCGCGCTCGACGCCAACGACGTGTCGTACGAGATCCCCGCCAACCTCGGCGTGACCGGCGGCCGGCAGACGAAGTGGCTGGACCGCAGGCTCGGCGAACTGCGCGCCACGCGGGGGATCGACTTCATCGTGGTCTTCTTCCACCACTGCGCCTTCTCCACCACCAACTCGCACGCCTCGGAGGGCGGGGTGCGCGACGCGTGGCTGCCGCTGTTCGAGAAGCACCAGGTGGACCTGGTGGTCAACGGCCACAACCATGTCTACGAGCGGACCGACGCGATCAAGGGCGGCCGGGTCTCGAAGAAGGTGCCGATCGGCGAGACGGTGGACTCCACGCGCGAGGGCATCGTGTACGTGACGGCCGGCGGCGCGGGCAAGTCGCTCTACGACTTCCCGGTGCCCGACAGCTACGAGGGTCACGTCAAGGATCTGGACCATGTGGACACGTACCACTGGGCCAAGGGCAGGGAGAAGGTCAAGGAGACGGTGCAGTGGTCGCGGGTGCGCTACACCGGCTACTCCTTCATCGCCGTCGAGGTCCTGCCGGGCCACCGGCCGCGGATGAAGGTCACCGCGCTCGCCGAGTCCGGGGAGAGCGTCGACCGCTTCGAGGTCACCCGCCGCCGCTGA
- a CDS encoding Uma2 family endonuclease translates to MTALAHETPWGFAPEPSGQEVPRPDLDEVLWQAWEAMELPEGFHAEIIEGFIEVSPTGCYAHSQIANKLRRAADRYLADGPYAGHQDTNVVHDRKVWIPDVIIALEDFEAQDVIEHGVGVKASAVEVAVEVVSPGHNSITRDRVRKRRAYARAGIPVYVLVDDHDLRGIVTVFTSPMPDKGDYAAEHRVPYGTDITIPEGPAKGFVIDETITGPPRGDR, encoded by the coding sequence ATGACCGCTCTTGCCCATGAGACCCCCTGGGGCTTCGCCCCCGAACCGTCCGGCCAGGAGGTGCCCAGGCCGGATCTGGATGAGGTCCTGTGGCAGGCGTGGGAAGCCATGGAACTCCCCGAGGGCTTCCACGCCGAGATCATCGAGGGGTTCATCGAGGTGTCGCCGACAGGCTGTTACGCGCACAGCCAGATCGCCAACAAGCTGCGCCGCGCCGCCGACAGATATTTGGCCGACGGACCGTACGCGGGTCACCAGGACACCAATGTGGTCCACGATCGCAAGGTTTGGATTCCCGACGTGATCATCGCCCTTGAGGATTTCGAGGCGCAGGACGTCATCGAACACGGAGTCGGAGTCAAAGCCTCTGCTGTGGAGGTGGCCGTCGAAGTGGTCTCCCCTGGCCACAACAGCATCACGCGCGACCGCGTCCGCAAGCGCCGTGCCTACGCCCGTGCTGGCATCCCCGTCTATGTCCTCGTCGACGACCATGATCTCCGCGGCATCGTCACCGTGTTCACCTCCCCCATGCCCGACAAGGGCGACTACGCCGCCGAACACCGAGTCCCCTACGGCACCGACATCACCATCCCCGAAGGCCCCGCCAAGGGCTTCGTCATCGACGAGACGATCACCGGCCCCCCACGCGGCGACCGCTGA
- the pruA gene encoding L-glutamate gamma-semialdehyde dehydrogenase — protein MDAVTHVPAPYNEPVHGYAPGSPERARLEAKLKELAENPIELPMTINGEKRMGGGERFDVVQPHNHKAVIGTYANATRQDAQDAIDAALAAAPAWRAMSFDDRAAILLKAADLLSGPWRETIAASTMLGQSKTAQQAEIDAPCELVDFWRFNVHFARELLQEQPPIQPNGVWNRLDHRPLEGFVYAITPFNFTAIAGNLPTAPALMGNVVVWKPSPTQTHSAILLMQLLEEAGLPKGVINLVTGDGKEVSEVALPHPELAGVHFTGSTATFQYLWKAVGENITNYRSYPRLVGETGGKDFIVAHPTADPAILKTAITRGAFEYQGQKCSAASRAYIARSLWEGGFKDDLVAEVEGLTMGDVTDLSNFIGAVIDDRSFAKNKAAIDRAKQDPTCEIVAGGTYDDSVGYFVRPTVIACSDPENEVFKTEYFGPIIAVHVYEDADFDAMLEQMESASAYALTGAVLAQDRQVLVEASEKLRFAAGNFYLNDRPTGSIVGQQPFGGGRASGTNDKAGSKFNLIRWMSPRAIKETMVAPTDYRYPHMG, from the coding sequence ATGGACGCCGTGACCCACGTCCCCGCCCCGTACAACGAGCCGGTGCACGGCTACGCCCCCGGTTCCCCCGAGCGGGCGCGCCTGGAGGCCAAGCTCAAGGAGCTGGCCGAGAACCCCATCGAGCTGCCGATGACCATCAACGGCGAGAAGCGGATGGGCGGCGGCGAGCGCTTCGACGTCGTGCAGCCGCACAACCACAAGGCGGTCATCGGCACGTACGCCAACGCCACCCGCCAGGACGCCCAGGACGCCATCGACGCCGCCCTGGCCGCCGCCCCGGCCTGGCGCGCCATGTCCTTCGACGACCGCGCCGCGATCCTGCTCAAGGCCGCGGACCTGCTGTCCGGCCCGTGGCGCGAGACCATCGCCGCCTCCACGATGCTCGGCCAGTCCAAGACCGCCCAGCAGGCCGAGATCGACGCGCCCTGTGAGCTGGTGGACTTCTGGCGCTTCAACGTCCACTTCGCGCGCGAACTGCTCCAGGAGCAGCCGCCCATCCAGCCGAACGGCGTCTGGAACCGCCTGGACCACCGCCCGCTGGAGGGCTTCGTCTACGCGATCACGCCCTTCAACTTCACCGCCATCGCCGGCAACCTGCCGACCGCGCCCGCCCTCATGGGCAACGTCGTCGTCTGGAAGCCGTCCCCCACGCAGACCCACTCCGCGATCCTGCTCATGCAGCTCCTGGAGGAGGCCGGCCTGCCCAAGGGCGTCATCAACCTGGTGACCGGCGACGGCAAGGAGGTCTCCGAGGTCGCGCTGCCGCACCCGGAGCTGGCCGGCGTCCACTTCACCGGCTCCACCGCCACCTTCCAGTACCTGTGGAAGGCGGTCGGCGAGAACATCACGAACTACCGCTCCTACCCGCGCCTGGTCGGCGAGACCGGCGGCAAGGACTTCATCGTCGCCCACCCGACCGCCGACCCGGCGATCCTGAAGACCGCCATCACCCGCGGCGCCTTCGAGTACCAGGGCCAGAAGTGCTCCGCGGCCTCCCGCGCCTACATCGCGCGCTCCCTGTGGGAGGGCGGCTTCAAGGACGACCTGGTCGCCGAGGTCGAGGGCCTGACCATGGGCGACGTCACCGACCTGTCGAACTTCATCGGCGCCGTCATCGACGACCGCTCCTTCGCCAAGAACAAGGCCGCGATCGACCGCGCCAAGCAGGACCCGACCTGCGAGATCGTCGCGGGCGGCACGTACGACGACTCGGTGGGCTACTTCGTGCGCCCGACCGTGATCGCCTGCTCCGACCCGGAGAACGAGGTCTTCAAGACCGAGTACTTCGGCCCGATCATCGCCGTCCACGTCTACGAGGACGCCGACTTCGACGCGATGCTGGAGCAGATGGAGTCCGCCTCGGCGTACGCCCTGACCGGCGCCGTCCTCGCCCAGGACCGCCAGGTCCTCGTCGAGGCGTCGGAGAAGCTGCGCTTCGCGGCCGGCAACTTCTACCTCAACGACCGCCCCACCGGCTCCATCGTCGGCCAGCAGCCCTTCGGCGGCGGCCGCGCCTCCGGCACCAACGACAAGGCCGGCTCCAAGTTCAACCTCATCCGCTGGATGTCCCCCCGCGCCATCAAGGAAACGATGGTCGCCCCGACGGACTACCGCTACCCGCACATGGGCTGA